From Neobacillus sp. PS2-9, the proteins below share one genomic window:
- a CDS encoding D-alanine--D-alanine ligase: MKTKLGLLYGGKSAEHQVSLQTALAVIKALDLEKFEIHPIYINVDGQWVKGPQLSEPVENVQALAFSQGNQLSPLSLAPALFQAEPQAAAPLDVIFPLLHGPNGEDGTVQGLLELLNLPYVGNGVLASAAGMDKVMMKNVFAQAGLAQVDYVAFIKSEWEKGADDAYSKVEAELGYPCFVKPANLGSSVGISKCTNRTELAAAFAEAFQFDRKVIIEEGVVAREIEIAVLGNDAPECSVAGEIVPKKDFYDYKAKYEDGDTALIIPADITEDEYLELKEMAVQAFKALDCSGLVRADFFLTKEGKLLINEVNTMPGFTPFSMFPLLWKHTGLEYPQLIERLVQLAIERHTEKQNIKYTF; this comes from the coding sequence ATGAAGACAAAACTAGGGTTATTATACGGAGGAAAATCCGCCGAGCATCAAGTATCCTTACAGACAGCTCTTGCTGTTATAAAAGCGTTAGATCTTGAGAAATTTGAAATTCATCCTATTTACATAAATGTCGATGGTCAATGGGTTAAAGGGCCTCAACTCAGTGAGCCGGTAGAGAACGTGCAAGCACTTGCGTTTTCTCAGGGAAACCAATTATCCCCGCTTTCGTTAGCACCAGCGCTATTCCAAGCGGAACCGCAGGCGGCTGCCCCGCTTGATGTAATTTTTCCATTGCTTCACGGACCAAATGGTGAGGACGGAACTGTTCAAGGATTATTAGAATTATTAAACCTACCATATGTAGGAAATGGTGTCCTAGCCTCAGCCGCAGGAATGGATAAAGTAATGATGAAAAATGTCTTTGCACAAGCAGGTCTCGCACAAGTAGACTATGTTGCTTTTATTAAAAGCGAATGGGAAAAAGGGGCAGACGATGCATATAGCAAGGTGGAGGCAGAACTAGGTTATCCATGTTTTGTCAAGCCTGCGAATTTAGGCTCAAGTGTAGGGATTAGCAAATGTACCAATCGCACTGAATTAGCGGCAGCTTTTGCGGAGGCTTTTCAATTCGACCGTAAAGTCATTATTGAAGAGGGAGTAGTTGCCCGTGAAATTGAGATTGCTGTCCTAGGAAACGATGCCCCAGAATGCTCTGTTGCTGGAGAAATTGTTCCGAAAAAGGATTTTTATGATTACAAAGCGAAATATGAAGATGGGGATACCGCATTAATTATCCCTGCTGATATTACAGAAGATGAATACCTTGAGTTGAAAGAAATGGCGGTTCAAGCATTTAAAGCGTTGGATTGCTCCGGACTTGTTCGGGCTGATTTCTTTTTAACAAAAGAGGGTAAATTATTAATCAATGAAGTGAACACGATGCCTGGCTTTACTCCGTTTAGCATGTTCCCGCTTTTATGGAAGCATACAGGACTTGAGTATCCGCAATTAATTGAGCGTCTTGTTCAACTGGCAATCGAAAGACATACAGAAAAACAAAACATAAAATATACATTCTAG
- a CDS encoding FtsW/RodA/SpoVE family cell cycle protein, protein MMKKADRFDWTLTLLLFLFFLVSCAAIYSAQASEQYGEKDFLVMQVFWYVVGAAIISVSIFIDAYQYKRLSWYLYGLGLLLLLAVYVAPESIAPVRNGAKSWFIIKGIGSIQPSEFVKIFLILALSRLTTSHQDKYIDKSLKTDFLLLLKLGVTTAAPLALIMMQPDLGTGLVILSILTGFILVSGITWKIIIPIYSAGISTGALIFYLVLQKPELLEKYLHVKTYQFNRIYTWLDPSNHSSGSSYHLLKSLSAIGSGLITGKGFTHREVYIPEAHTDFIFSVIGEEYGFVGGSIVIGLFFLLIYHLIKTSLETNDPFNTYICTGIISVITFHVFQNIGMTIQVLPITGIPLPFISYGGSSLMGNMFAMGLVYSIRYHHKSYLFSSSKSLSS, encoded by the coding sequence ATGATGAAAAAAGCCGATCGATTTGACTGGACATTAACATTATTACTTTTTCTCTTCTTCCTTGTCAGCTGTGCGGCCATCTATAGTGCACAAGCTTCAGAGCAATATGGTGAAAAAGACTTCTTAGTCATGCAAGTATTTTGGTATGTGGTCGGAGCCGCCATTATATCTGTTTCCATCTTTATTGATGCCTATCAGTACAAGCGGCTTTCCTGGTATTTATATGGATTGGGTTTATTGTTACTCCTTGCGGTATACGTTGCCCCTGAGTCTATTGCACCCGTCAGAAACGGCGCAAAGAGCTGGTTCATTATTAAGGGCATAGGATCTATTCAACCGTCCGAGTTTGTTAAGATCTTCTTGATATTGGCCTTAAGTCGTTTAACCACCAGCCACCAAGATAAATACATAGATAAATCATTGAAAACCGACTTTCTCTTATTGCTAAAATTAGGTGTAACCACTGCTGCTCCACTCGCTTTAATTATGATGCAGCCAGACCTCGGAACTGGACTTGTGATTCTTTCCATATTAACAGGGTTTATCCTTGTCTCAGGGATTACATGGAAAATTATTATTCCTATCTATAGTGCTGGAATTTCCACCGGTGCCCTGATTTTCTATCTTGTATTACAAAAACCTGAATTACTTGAAAAATACCTCCATGTAAAGACCTATCAATTCAATCGAATTTACACCTGGCTTGACCCAAGCAATCATTCATCAGGATCAAGCTACCATCTATTAAAATCATTAAGTGCGATCGGATCAGGTTTAATTACTGGTAAAGGTTTTACCCATCGCGAGGTATATATTCCTGAAGCACATACTGATTTTATTTTCAGTGTGATCGGTGAGGAGTATGGTTTTGTCGGCGGAAGTATCGTCATTGGTCTTTTCTTTCTATTAATTTATCATTTAATTAAAACCTCACTTGAAACCAATGACCCTTTTAACACGTATATATGTACAGGAATTATTAGCGTGATAACCTTTCATGTGTTTCAAAATATCGGAATGACCATCCAAGTCCTTCCGATTACAGGCATTCCGCTGCCATTTATCAGTTACGGAGGCAGCTCCCTCATGGGTAATATGTTCGCAATGGGCCTTGTTTATAGCATCCGTTATCATCATAAATCCTACTTATTTTCTTCAAGTAAATCATTAAGTAGTTAA
- a CDS encoding APC family permease, with protein MLSSFKRLLIGRPLKSTALGEQKLNVLKALAILSSDALSSVAYGTEQILIVLATISVIAYWYSIPIAVGVLFLLAALILSYRQIIYSYPQGGGAYLVSKENIGEKAGLIAGGSLLVDYILTVAVSVSAGTDAITSAFPALHTHTVLIACVLVVLITILNLRGLTESASILAYPVYLFVVGLFVLIGVGIYKIMTGDVSPTAQHAAIGAPVQGITLFLLLRAFASGCSALTGVEAISNAIPNFKDPAPKNAAKTLVLMGTLLAILFSGITFLAYYYGISPKHDETVVSQIAKETFGRNYLYFFVQGTTALILVLAANTGYSAFPLLAFSMAKDKYMPRMFTIRGDRLGYSNGIVSLGIASILLIIAFQGKTESLIPLYAVGVFIPFTLSQTGMILKWIREKPSGWLAKLTSNLIGALITLTVLIIFFVTKLNQVWFVIIFLPLIVIGFLRIKNHYEAVGEQLRIQPGDCDYNISGNVIIVPVAGITKVVANSINYAKSITDQIFAVYISFDREDEKRFEEKWQQWQPDVRLVTLQSHYRSVLQPLSKFIDTVEHKASENNYRVTVLIPQFITKKSWHNILHNQSSLLIRTYLIFKKRVIVATLPFHFKK; from the coding sequence GTGCTCTCTTCTTTTAAGAGGCTGTTAATTGGCCGGCCGTTAAAGTCAACGGCATTAGGTGAACAAAAATTAAACGTACTTAAGGCACTAGCGATCTTGTCCTCAGATGCTCTTTCATCTGTAGCATACGGGACTGAACAGATATTAATTGTACTGGCAACGATTAGCGTAATTGCTTATTGGTACTCGATTCCTATTGCGGTGGGCGTTTTGTTTCTTTTAGCTGCACTCATCTTATCTTATCGACAAATTATCTATTCCTACCCACAGGGTGGCGGAGCCTATCTTGTATCAAAAGAAAATATTGGGGAGAAAGCGGGATTAATTGCTGGAGGCTCCTTGCTAGTTGATTACATATTAACCGTGGCTGTTAGTGTATCCGCAGGAACGGACGCGATTACTTCGGCGTTTCCTGCCCTGCATACCCATACAGTGCTAATTGCGTGTGTATTGGTTGTTCTCATAACCATCCTAAACTTGCGGGGGCTAACGGAGTCAGCATCAATTTTAGCCTATCCAGTCTATTTGTTTGTGGTTGGTCTCTTTGTTTTAATAGGAGTTGGAATTTATAAAATTATGACTGGTGATGTGTCTCCAACTGCTCAGCATGCGGCGATTGGGGCACCGGTTCAAGGGATTACCTTATTCCTGCTGCTCCGAGCATTTGCTTCGGGATGCTCTGCCTTGACGGGTGTGGAAGCTATCTCCAATGCCATTCCAAACTTTAAAGATCCTGCTCCAAAGAATGCGGCCAAAACACTAGTCCTAATGGGTACACTTTTAGCGATCCTGTTTTCTGGAATCACTTTTCTGGCGTATTATTACGGAATTTCGCCAAAGCATGATGAAACAGTCGTTTCTCAAATTGCCAAAGAAACGTTTGGTCGAAACTATCTTTACTTTTTCGTCCAGGGTACAACTGCCCTGATATTGGTGCTTGCGGCCAATACCGGTTACTCTGCTTTTCCGTTACTAGCTTTTAGCATGGCAAAGGATAAGTATATGCCAAGGATGTTTACCATTAGGGGGGACCGTCTCGGTTACTCAAATGGGATCGTTTCTTTAGGAATTGCTTCGATCCTGCTCATTATTGCCTTTCAGGGGAAAACGGAGAGCCTTATTCCACTCTATGCGGTTGGGGTATTTATTCCATTCACCTTGTCGCAAACGGGAATGATCTTAAAGTGGATCAGGGAAAAACCATCAGGTTGGTTAGCAAAATTGACATCTAATTTAATTGGAGCTCTAATCACGTTAACGGTTTTAATCATTTTCTTCGTAACGAAATTAAATCAAGTCTGGTTTGTTATCATCTTTTTGCCGTTGATTGTCATAGGTTTCCTAAGAATTAAAAATCACTATGAAGCGGTAGGAGAACAATTAAGAATTCAACCGGGGGATTGTGATTATAACATTTCAGGTAACGTCATCATCGTGCCTGTCGCAGGGATTACGAAGGTCGTTGCCAATTCAATTAACTACGCCAAGTCGATTACTGATCAAATTTTTGCTGTGTATATTTCCTTTGATCGTGAAGATGAAAAACGATTTGAGGAAAAATGGCAGCAATGGCAGCCTGATGTACGGCTGGTGACACTGCAATCACATTATCGCAGTGTGTTACAGCCATTATCGAAGTTTATTGATACGGTAGAACACAAGGCGAGTGAAAACAATTACCGAGTAACGGTGCTGATTCCGCAATTCATTACCAAGAAAAGCTGGCATAACATATTGCATAATCAATCAAGCTTATTAATCCGTACCTACCTCATTTTTAAAAAGAGAGTGATTGTGGCCACCTTGCCATTTCATTTTAAAAAATAA
- the murF gene encoding UDP-N-acetylmuramoyl-tripeptide--D-alanyl-D-alanine ligase: MIKRTLKQISEMVSARNDSSAFSDVVINGVTIDSRKIGAGNLFVPFKGERVDGHKYVVESIEKGAAAALWQKDVPNPPENLPILIVDDCLTAFQELARNYRKQLPVKVVGITGSNGKTTTKDMTTSLLSTQYKVQKTEGNYNNHIGLPLTVLGLHEDTEVAVLEMGMSGRGEIEFLTKLACPDAVVITNIGESHLLDLGSREGIAEAKLEILQGLQDGGLAVLHGDEPLLMERIKQYKGNVQVKTFGRNETNDLYPTEITQMAQGNCFKMNASTESFELPVLGTHNILNALAAMHIAHYFSIPYEKMKAGLSGIKLTNMRMELVEGKRGEKIINDAYNASPTSMMAAIELVSNLQGYDRKILVLGDMLELGPQEEQYHLQIGEGLDAEKTDILFTFGPLGEHIAKGAKKILGEQRVFAFRDKAELIEKLKRHVNEQTLILVKASRGMKMEEIVTALQK; the protein is encoded by the coding sequence ATGATCAAGCGTACTTTAAAACAAATTTCTGAGATGGTTTCAGCTAGAAATGATAGCAGTGCATTCTCAGATGTTGTAATCAATGGTGTGACCATTGATTCTCGAAAAATTGGGGCAGGAAATCTATTTGTCCCATTTAAAGGTGAACGTGTGGATGGGCATAAGTATGTAGTGGAATCGATTGAAAAAGGAGCAGCAGCTGCCCTTTGGCAGAAGGATGTTCCTAATCCACCGGAAAACCTGCCTATCCTCATTGTGGACGACTGTCTCACCGCATTTCAGGAATTAGCCCGGAATTATCGGAAACAGTTACCTGTTAAAGTGGTCGGAATTACTGGAAGTAACGGGAAAACAACGACTAAAGATATGACAACAAGCCTATTATCGACCCAATATAAAGTACAAAAAACAGAAGGTAACTATAACAACCATATTGGTCTTCCATTAACGGTGTTAGGTTTGCATGAGGATACAGAAGTGGCTGTACTTGAAATGGGGATGAGCGGAAGAGGAGAAATTGAATTCCTTACCAAGCTTGCATGCCCTGATGCGGTTGTGATCACGAATATTGGTGAATCCCATCTTCTGGACCTTGGTTCTCGTGAAGGGATAGCAGAAGCAAAATTAGAAATCCTACAAGGACTTCAGGATGGTGGACTGGCTGTTCTTCATGGAGATGAGCCACTTTTAATGGAGCGGATTAAACAATATAAAGGCAATGTTCAAGTGAAAACCTTTGGCCGAAATGAAACAAACGACTTATACCCAACAGAAATTACCCAAATGGCTCAAGGAAACTGTTTTAAAATGAATGCCTCAACAGAAAGCTTCGAACTTCCAGTGCTAGGAACTCATAATATTTTAAATGCATTAGCAGCTATGCACATTGCCCACTATTTTTCCATTCCATATGAAAAAATGAAGGCCGGCTTATCAGGAATTAAGCTAACGAATATGCGTATGGAGCTAGTTGAGGGCAAACGTGGGGAAAAAATAATTAACGATGCCTATAATGCGAGTCCTACTTCCATGATGGCGGCGATCGAACTAGTGTCAAATCTCCAAGGATATGATCGAAAAATCCTTGTTCTTGGTGATATGCTCGAGCTTGGGCCTCAAGAAGAGCAATACCACTTGCAAATTGGAGAAGGCCTGGATGCAGAAAAAACGGATATTCTTTTTACTTTTGGCCCTCTAGGGGAACACATTGCCAAAGGGGCAAAGAAGATTTTAGGGGAGCAGCGTGTATTTGCCTTTCGTGATAAAGCAGAACTCATTGAGAAATTAAAAAGGCATGTGAATGAACAGACTTTAATCCTTGTAAAGGCATCACGAGGGATGAAGATGGAGGAAATCGTCACCGCGTTACAAAAATAG
- a CDS encoding alpha/beta-type small acid-soluble spore protein, which yields MARRRNKILVPEARSGLDALKAKVVQSQSPEEAKFEAAEEMGVPLQRGYNGKLTSEQAGKVGGRLGGSMVRELVKMAQENLTKKQ from the coding sequence TTGGCTAGAAGAAGAAATAAAATACTCGTTCCTGAGGCACGGAGCGGCTTAGATGCCCTTAAGGCAAAAGTCGTTCAATCACAAAGCCCGGAGGAGGCGAAGTTTGAAGCGGCCGAAGAGATGGGCGTTCCTTTACAAAGAGGCTACAACGGCAAGCTCACCTCTGAACAGGCAGGAAAAGTAGGCGGAAGGCTTGGCGGCAGTATGGTCCGCGAACTTGTAAAAATGGCACAGGAAAACCTAACGAAAAAACAGTAA
- the argS gene encoding arginine--tRNA ligase: MNFKKELASILHELLDQEISLTELELMIEKPKNTSHGDLAFPCFTLAKLKRKSPNLIAQELSEKIQSATFENVEVVGAYLNIFLNKKLVSEKLVKDVLAQEENFASQDFGGGGNITIDMSSPNIAKPFSMGHLRSTVIGNALAHIVEKCGYQPIKINHLGDWGTQFGKLITAYQLWGDAEKVKQNPIKELLQLYIQFHAEAEKNPALEDQGRSWFKRLEDGDEEALMLWKWFRDESLKEFSRIYELMNVQFDSFAGEAFYNDKMDRIVKLLEEKQLLVESDQAQVVELTEEQLPPCLIKKSDGATLYATRDLAAALYRKENYGFVQSLYVVGHEQSLHFKQLIAVLGKMGYDWAEKMVHVPFGMMLKDGKKMSTRKGKVVLLEEVLNESIAMARHNIEEKNPNLGNKDEVAKQVGVGAVIFHDLKNNRMNDIEFSLEEMLRFEGETGPYLQYTYARACSILRKGNGYSKMDSLAYDYSWEREWKVTSLLMEFAPAIKRACENFDPSQVAKYSVDLAQAFNKYYAEVKILEENPAKQSRLALVLAVTVVLKEGLRLLGIEAPEEM; encoded by the coding sequence ATGAATTTTAAAAAAGAGCTTGCGTCCATTCTTCACGAACTGCTCGATCAAGAAATTTCATTAACCGAACTAGAACTCATGATTGAAAAACCTAAAAACACATCACACGGTGATCTTGCCTTTCCATGCTTTACACTAGCTAAGCTAAAACGTAAATCGCCAAACCTCATTGCTCAAGAATTAAGTGAGAAAATCCAGTCAGCCACATTTGAAAACGTAGAAGTAGTGGGTGCCTACTTAAATATCTTTTTAAATAAAAAGCTTGTTTCTGAAAAACTAGTGAAGGATGTCCTCGCTCAAGAAGAAAATTTCGCCTCACAGGATTTCGGCGGCGGAGGCAACATCACGATTGATATGTCATCACCCAATATCGCCAAGCCGTTTTCAATGGGGCATTTACGTTCAACGGTAATCGGCAATGCTCTAGCTCATATTGTTGAAAAATGCGGGTATCAACCGATTAAGATCAACCATCTGGGGGACTGGGGTACACAATTCGGAAAATTAATTACCGCTTATCAGCTGTGGGGAGATGCCGAAAAGGTCAAACAGAACCCTATTAAAGAGCTGCTTCAACTGTATATTCAGTTCCATGCGGAAGCAGAAAAAAATCCCGCATTGGAAGACCAGGGACGCAGCTGGTTTAAGCGGCTTGAAGACGGAGACGAAGAGGCATTAATGCTTTGGAAATGGTTCCGTGACGAGTCTTTAAAGGAGTTCTCAAGAATTTATGAGCTGATGAACGTCCAGTTCGATTCGTTCGCGGGAGAAGCTTTTTATAATGATAAAATGGATCGCATTGTAAAGCTCCTAGAGGAGAAACAGTTATTAGTGGAATCTGATCAAGCGCAGGTGGTTGAACTAACGGAGGAGCAGCTGCCACCGTGCTTAATTAAAAAATCCGATGGGGCAACACTTTATGCAACGCGGGACTTAGCAGCGGCCCTCTATCGTAAAGAAAACTACGGCTTTGTTCAATCCCTTTATGTCGTAGGACATGAACAAAGTCTTCATTTTAAACAGTTGATAGCTGTGTTAGGTAAAATGGGATATGACTGGGCGGAAAAAATGGTCCATGTACCATTTGGGATGATGCTGAAAGACGGCAAGAAGATGTCGACTCGTAAAGGGAAGGTTGTTTTACTAGAGGAAGTCCTAAATGAATCGATTGCGATGGCAAGACATAATATTGAGGAGAAAAATCCAAACCTCGGGAACAAAGATGAAGTAGCCAAACAAGTTGGGGTTGGAGCTGTTATCTTTCATGACCTAAAGAACAACCGAATGAATGATATCGAGTTTTCGCTCGAGGAAATGCTGAGATTTGAAGGGGAGACAGGACCTTATCTCCAATATACGTATGCTCGGGCGTGTTCCATACTAAGAAAAGGAAATGGGTATTCTAAAATGGATTCCCTAGCATATGATTATTCCTGGGAGAGGGAATGGAAGGTGACAAGCCTGCTAATGGAATTTGCACCAGCGATTAAAAGGGCCTGTGAGAATTTTGATCCATCACAAGTAGCGAAATATAGTGTTGACCTTGCCCAAGCCTTTAACAAGTATTATGCAGAAGTAAAAATCTTAGAAGAGAATCCAGCTAAACAGTCTCGATTGGCGCTTGTCTTGGCAGTCACAGTCGTTCTAAAGGAAGGCCTGCGTTTATTAGGAATAGAAGCACCGGAGGAAATGTAA
- a CDS encoding DedA family protein, translating to MADFINSVLGFLSQLGYFGIALGLMIEIIPSEIVLGYGGYMIAQGHLNFIGAVIAGTIGGTIAQLFLYWAGYYGGRPFLEKYGKFVLIKKSHIDIAEQWFEKYGAGVIFSARFIPVVRHAISIPAGIAKMSPTKFTLYTVAAVLPWSILFLYLGKVLGSNWSHIKEYAQPYVMPIIIAAVVLGAIYFLIKKTKKTTD from the coding sequence ATGGCTGATTTTATTAATAGCGTTTTAGGATTTTTATCACAGTTAGGCTACTTTGGAATTGCCTTAGGATTAATGATTGAGATTATTCCTAGTGAAATTGTGTTAGGCTATGGCGGTTATATGATTGCACAGGGTCATCTCAATTTTATTGGTGCAGTTATTGCTGGTACCATCGGGGGAACAATCGCTCAGTTGTTTTTATATTGGGCAGGTTATTATGGCGGCCGGCCATTTTTAGAAAAATATGGGAAGTTTGTCTTAATTAAAAAGAGTCATATTGATATTGCTGAACAATGGTTTGAGAAATATGGAGCGGGCGTTATTTTCTCTGCACGTTTCATTCCGGTTGTGAGACATGCCATTTCGATTCCTGCTGGTATTGCTAAAATGTCTCCAACAAAATTTACGCTTTACACTGTGGCAGCGGTGTTACCTTGGTCGATTCTTTTCCTTTACTTAGGTAAGGTGCTTGGTAGCAACTGGTCACATATCAAGGAATACGCACAGCCCTACGTAATGCCAATCATCATTGCAGCAGTAGTTTTAGGTGCTATTTACTTTTTAATCAAAAAGACAAAGAAAACCACCGATTAG
- a CDS encoding DinB family protein, with protein MSELLFKSYEVARGNFVKNVEALEESMVDVQPEGFNNTLHWHVGHVLTVAEQFMFGFPKKSTNLPVNYVEVFGNGTKPADWQGEVPSVQVLVEQLKEQLGRIKEIPVESFDAKLKTPFLGQETFGELTNFAIFHETLHLGQMQAMKRMIKAVQVK; from the coding sequence ATGAGTGAATTATTATTTAAGAGCTATGAGGTTGCAAGGGGAAATTTTGTTAAGAATGTAGAAGCGCTGGAAGAGAGTATGGTCGATGTGCAGCCAGAAGGCTTCAATAATACCCTTCACTGGCATGTTGGCCATGTTCTAACAGTGGCAGAACAATTTATGTTTGGCTTTCCTAAAAAATCAACCAACTTACCAGTTAACTACGTAGAGGTATTTGGAAATGGAACCAAACCAGCTGATTGGCAGGGAGAAGTTCCGTCCGTACAGGTGTTGGTAGAGCAGTTAAAAGAACAACTGGGTAGAATCAAAGAAATTCCAGTAGAAAGTTTTGATGCCAAGCTAAAAACGCCATTCCTTGGTCAAGAAACCTTTGGCGAGCTAACCAATTTTGCTATTTTTCATGAAACCCTTCACTTGGGCCAGATGCAAGCAATGAAACGGATGATTAAAGCAGTCCAAGTAAAATAA
- a CDS encoding methylated-DNA--[protein]-cysteine S-methyltransferase, which produces MTLGYAEYQSPFGKIRVIADTDGIKRVELFEEDWEKFLNDHPDMVEDQALCSEAIRQLDEYFNGKRKDFDLPLSIEGTDFRRQVWQALQSIPYGEVKSYAEVAEMIGNPKAVRAVGQANRANQLPIFIPCHRVIGKSGSLVGYAGTNTPIKKMLLEIEGCLITQ; this is translated from the coding sequence ATGACTCTAGGTTATGCCGAGTATCAGTCTCCATTTGGAAAAATAAGAGTGATTGCAGATACTGATGGGATTAAGCGAGTGGAATTATTTGAGGAAGATTGGGAAAAGTTTTTGAACGATCATCCGGACATGGTTGAAGACCAGGCACTATGTAGCGAAGCGATTCGTCAGTTGGACGAATACTTCAACGGAAAAAGGAAGGATTTTGATCTGCCGCTATCCATAGAGGGGACAGATTTTCGAAGGCAGGTTTGGCAGGCACTTCAATCTATACCTTATGGTGAAGTAAAGAGCTATGCAGAAGTAGCAGAAATGATTGGAAATCCGAAAGCAGTTAGAGCGGTTGGACAAGCCAATCGAGCGAACCAGCTGCCCATTTTTATTCCCTGTCATCGTGTGATTGGAAAAAGCGGAAGTCTGGTAGGGTATGCAGGGACGAATACGCCTATTAAAAAAATGTTGTTAGAGATTGAAGGCTGCCTCATTACCCAATAA
- a CDS encoding sulfite exporter TauE/SafE family protein: protein MTGSLLSILLLGFVLGIKHAIEPDHVIAVSTIVSESKNIKRSLFAGVYWGIGHTATLFIVGMFLLVAKNTINDTVAMNLEFLVGIMLVTLGFNSLLSLITHRHHHTYTPSEHNRKTRSNVKSFFIGLVHGLAGSAAMVLLTMSTVSTAWQGSLYILIFGAGTVAGMLSFSTVIGLPFVLTSGKQVNRYLNHITGIISILFGLYYMYNLGVNEGLFFIWFS, encoded by the coding sequence ATAACCGGTTCATTATTATCTATATTATTATTAGGCTTTGTACTCGGAATCAAGCATGCCATTGAGCCTGACCATGTCATTGCAGTTTCCACTATTGTTAGTGAATCCAAAAATATTAAACGATCACTTTTTGCCGGCGTGTATTGGGGGATCGGGCATACCGCCACGTTGTTTATAGTGGGTATGTTCTTACTTGTAGCGAAAAATACGATCAACGATACGGTTGCCATGAACCTCGAGTTTCTCGTTGGTATCATGCTGGTTACCTTAGGTTTTAACAGTTTATTATCCCTCATTACACATCGACACCATCATACATATACACCATCTGAACACAACAGAAAAACACGCTCAAATGTAAAGTCCTTTTTTATTGGACTTGTTCATGGTCTCGCCGGGAGTGCGGCCATGGTACTTTTAACCATGAGTACGGTATCAACGGCTTGGCAGGGTTCCCTATATATCCTAATATTTGGTGCAGGTACCGTTGCTGGTATGCTTAGCTTCTCCACCGTAATCGGCCTCCCGTTTGTGCTAACCTCTGGTAAACAAGTGAATCGCTACTTAAACCACATAACGGGAATTATCAGCATATTATTCGGACTTTACTATATGTATAACTTAGGTGTGAACGAAGGATTATTTTTCATTTGGTTTTCATAA
- a CDS encoding alpha/beta fold hydrolase produces the protein MIGCLCIHGFTGAPYEVEPLVEFLQKHTDWEFRVPTLPGHGETSSLKGVHYQEWINHAETELKKLIETCDEVYVVGFSMGGMIASYLAANYPVDKLILLSAAAYYMNPRQLVADIKLTLIDAFKGNLKENELFHRYKRKITETPIAATLQFRQLVAFIKPLLKQVEVPTLIAQGECDGIVPLKSAEYLYQTIGAKHKKLTYIKQSKHHICHCEERGALFNQVLDFLMEQ, from the coding sequence ATGATTGGCTGTTTATGTATTCATGGCTTTACTGGTGCTCCCTATGAGGTAGAACCCTTAGTTGAATTTTTACAAAAACATACGGATTGGGAATTTCGTGTTCCTACTCTACCAGGACATGGTGAAACGAGTTCACTAAAAGGAGTTCATTACCAGGAGTGGATTAACCATGCAGAGACAGAGCTGAAAAAACTCATCGAAACCTGTGATGAGGTATATGTGGTGGGTTTTTCCATGGGCGGAATGATCGCCAGTTATCTAGCTGCCAATTATCCTGTTGATAAGCTAATTCTCCTTAGCGCAGCTGCCTATTATATGAATCCAAGGCAGCTGGTTGCTGATATTAAGCTGACCTTAATTGACGCTTTCAAAGGAAACTTAAAAGAGAATGAATTATTTCACCGCTATAAAAGAAAAATAACAGAAACACCTATAGCGGCTACTCTGCAATTCCGCCAACTTGTTGCTTTTATTAAACCTCTTTTAAAACAAGTGGAAGTCCCGACATTGATTGCACAGGGTGAGTGTGACGGTATTGTGCCGCTTAAGAGTGCTGAATATTTATATCAAACAATAGGTGCGAAACATAAAAAACTTACCTATATTAAGCAATCGAAACATCATATCTGCCATTGTGAAGAACGTGGTGCCCTGTTTAATCAAGTGTTAGACTTTTTGATGGAGCAATAA